In a genomic window of bacterium:
- the rsmA gene encoding 16S rRNA (adenine(1518)-N(6)/adenine(1519)-N(6))-dimethyltransferase RsmA, giving the protein MTDSLRRKVQDTLARYGIFPQKGLGQNFLVSDQALLRLLAEAALSAGDMVIEIGAGLGQITRLLAEKARWVIALEFDPRLMAILRQELAPFGNVTLIQTDAACCSYQEVIEHFPEQEEGGVNIEKGERKIKVIGNIPYYVAVPILVHLEEIRDRICLIITTIQKELAERVMARPGEKAYGELSIRLQYRYWIEKVSHLPAEAFYPRPKVASEIIALRPIDNPQVSVQDEALFFRLVQAAFSQRRKTLLNALSAHRELGVRREEWPALFTQAHISPQRRGETLSLAEFASLSDLVFRHRAASHPAAASGAS; this is encoded by the coding sequence ATGACGGACTCTCTCCGGCGCAAGGTGCAGGACACCCTGGCGCGATACGGGATATTTCCCCAAAAAGGCCTGGGCCAGAATTTCCTGGTAAGCGATCAGGCGCTTTTGCGGCTCCTGGCTGAAGCTGCCCTGTCAGCCGGGGACATGGTCATCGAGATCGGTGCCGGATTGGGCCAGATCACCCGCCTGCTTGCCGAAAAAGCCCGGTGGGTCATTGCCCTGGAATTCGATCCGCGGCTTATGGCTATCCTCCGGCAAGAGCTTGCACCCTTCGGCAACGTTACCCTGATCCAGACCGATGCAGCCTGCTGCTCCTATCAGGAAGTCATAGAGCATTTTCCGGAGCAGGAGGAGGGAGGTGTGAACATCGAGAAAGGAGAAAGGAAAATCAAAGTGATCGGCAACATTCCCTATTATGTGGCCGTTCCGATTCTGGTTCATCTCGAAGAGATCAGGGACCGCATCTGCCTGATTATTACCACCATCCAGAAGGAACTGGCCGAGCGGGTCATGGCCCGGCCCGGAGAGAAAGCCTACGGAGAGCTGAGCATCCGTCTTCAGTACCGCTATTGGATCGAAAAGGTCAGCCATCTTCCGGCAGAAGCCTTTTATCCCCGTCCCAAAGTGGCTTCGGAAATCATTGCTCTTCGGCCCATCGATAACCCGCAGGTGTCTGTCCAGGATGAGGCTCTTTTCTTTCGCCTGGTGCAGGCTGCTTTCTCCCAGCGCAGAAAAACCCTGCTGAATGCCTTAAGTGCTCATCGGGAACTGGGGGTCCGGCGGGAAGAGTGGCCTGCCCTCTTCACCCAGGCCCATATTTCCCCTCAGCGCCGGGGTGAGACCCTCTCGCTCGCCGAATTTGCCAGTCTCAGCGACCTTGTTTTCCGCCATCGTGCTGCTTCGCATCCTGCTGCTGCTTCGGGGGCTTCTTAG
- the holB gene encoding DNA polymerase III subunit delta', producing MPEAIRMSFSQIVGQDRAVRFLQVSLLKGAISHAYIFTGPDGVGKKLTAFGLAKAVNCLQRKGDYCGLCDSCRRIDKGIHPDLFLVEPDGVTLKVEQFRDLQAAIRYRPYLARRKVCIIDQADRMSASAANSMLKTLEEPPADMLLILVTGSLDKILPTIRSRCRIVQFSPLPNHDLERLIAERMALPPDTARLVAHLAGGSLGKAQTLDVAGLQEKREEIFHLLESLGSSAGIEVLFSQAKKLADNKDPDSLQQLLDLWIYWYYDLWKYKITRDGDSLINNDRIENIHQQSRTLPIRQIEKNLHQIEETCAALQRNVNKQLALETMMMRLAASSE from the coding sequence ATGCCGGAGGCAATCCGCATGTCCTTTAGTCAGATTGTCGGCCAGGACAGGGCTGTCCGCTTCCTGCAGGTTTCGCTGCTGAAAGGGGCCATCTCTCATGCTTATATTTTTACCGGCCCTGACGGTGTCGGCAAAAAACTCACCGCTTTTGGCCTGGCCAAGGCGGTCAACTGCCTTCAGCGGAAGGGGGATTATTGCGGCCTCTGTGACTCCTGCCGCAGGATCGACAAGGGGATCCATCCGGACCTGTTTCTGGTTGAGCCGGATGGAGTAACCCTGAAAGTCGAACAGTTCCGGGATCTTCAGGCCGCTATCCGCTACCGGCCCTATCTGGCAAGGCGGAAAGTGTGCATTATCGATCAGGCGGACCGGATGAGCGCTTCCGCCGCCAATTCGATGCTCAAAACCCTGGAAGAGCCTCCGGCGGACATGCTCCTGATCCTGGTGACCGGAAGCCTTGATAAAATTCTGCCGACTATTCGCTCCCGGTGCAGGATTGTTCAGTTTTCCCCTCTGCCCAATCATGATCTTGAGCGTCTGATAGCAGAGCGCATGGCTCTTCCTCCGGATACGGCACGCCTTGTGGCTCACCTGGCCGGCGGGAGTCTTGGCAAAGCCCAAACGCTCGATGTGGCCGGTTTGCAGGAGAAGCGGGAGGAAATTTTTCACCTGCTGGAAAGCCTGGGGTCATCGGCGGGCATCGAGGTTTTATTCAGCCAGGCCAAAAAACTGGCTGACAATAAAGACCCCGATAGCCTTCAGCAATTGCTTGACCTTTGGATATATTGGTATTATGATCTCTGGAAATACAAAATAACCAGGGATGGAGACAGTTTAATCAACAATGATCGGATAGAAAACATTCATCAGCAGTCCCGGACATTACCCATCCGCCAGATTGAGAAAAACCTGCACCAGATCGAGGAAACATGTGCTGCCCTGCAGCGGAATGTGAACAAACAACTGGCGCTTGAGACCATGATGATGAGACTTGCGGCCAGCAGTGAATAG
- the pdxA gene encoding 4-hydroxythreonine-4-phosphate dehydrogenase PdxA, whose product MSEEMSRKEAVIGITMGDAAGVGPEIIVKFFHQEIAPRHYRSLVIGDAGILQEVAGRLGIGHSLSFHSISSPREADFDRAGVNVLNLNNISLDEVKIGQAGSACGRASVEYVERAIALCLQDEIQAMVTAPISKEAIHLAGCQFAGHTEMLAHHTRTRDFAMMLAGRGLRVVLVTTHAAIAEVSAMISEERIYRIIRLTDEWLRKFYPAERKIAVCGLNPHAGESGLFGREEIEAISPAIARARAEGIPAEGPYPADTLFYQAQKGIFGAVVAMYHDQGLIPLKMLAFDVGVNITLGLPIIRTSVDHGTAYDIAWQGKANISSLSAAVEMAGYLARQRQEAKK is encoded by the coding sequence ATGTCAGAGGAAATGTCCCGAAAAGAGGCTGTTATCGGTATAACTATGGGGGATGCGGCCGGGGTCGGCCCTGAAATCATTGTCAAGTTCTTTCACCAGGAGATTGCGCCAAGGCACTATCGCAGCCTGGTGATCGGGGATGCGGGTATTTTGCAGGAGGTGGCCGGCCGTCTGGGGATCGGGCATTCTCTGAGCTTTCACTCCATTTCTTCGCCCCGGGAGGCTGATTTTGACCGGGCCGGCGTCAATGTTCTGAATCTGAACAATATCTCCCTGGACGAAGTAAAGATTGGACAGGCCGGATCAGCCTGCGGCAGGGCATCGGTGGAGTACGTCGAGCGGGCTATTGCCCTGTGCCTGCAGGATGAAATTCAGGCCATGGTTACTGCGCCGATCAGCAAGGAAGCCATCCACCTGGCTGGCTGTCAATTTGCCGGTCATACGGAAATGCTGGCCCATCACACCAGGACCCGGGATTTTGCCATGATGCTGGCAGGAAGAGGGCTTCGGGTAGTGCTGGTCACCACGCATGCGGCTATTGCCGAGGTTTCGGCAATGATCAGCGAGGAGCGGATTTACCGGATAATCCGGCTGACCGACGAGTGGCTCAGGAAATTTTACCCCGCGGAGCGAAAAATAGCGGTCTGCGGACTGAATCCCCATGCAGGAGAAAGCGGATTGTTTGGCCGGGAGGAAATCGAGGCTATCTCACCGGCCATAGCACGGGCCAGAGCCGAAGGTATACCCGCTGAAGGCCCCTACCCTGCCGACACGCTTTTTTACCAGGCCCAAAAGGGAATTTTCGGCGCTGTGGTGGCCATGTATCACGATCAGGGACTTATCCCTCTGAAAATGCTGGCTTTCGATGTCGGGGTCAATATTACCCTCGGCCTGCCCATCATCCGGACCTCGGTGGATCATGGCACTGCCTACGATATCGCCTGGCAGGGAAAGGCGAACATATCGAGTCTTTCGGCTGCGGTGGAAATGGCCGGGTATCTGGCCCGGCAACGTCAGGAGGCGAAAAAATGA
- a CDS encoding MogA/MoaB family molybdenum cofactor biosynthesis protein has protein sequence MRTAIIITSDKGARGERADRSGPAIRQLLQDQQDQTYEVVGLEVVPDEKEAIQKAIRQFADARPGCDLILTSGGTGLSPRDVTPEATSEVVDRLVPGFAEAMRMKSMAKTPHAMISRAICGTRRESLILNLPGSPNGARECLEVALPAIPHAIAKLKGDPSDCGKGDAHAGGNPHVL, from the coding sequence ATTCGCACAGCGATTATCATTACCAGCGATAAAGGTGCCCGGGGAGAGCGGGCTGACCGGAGCGGTCCGGCCATACGGCAGCTTCTTCAGGATCAGCAGGACCAGACGTATGAGGTAGTCGGCCTTGAGGTCGTGCCTGATGAGAAGGAAGCCATTCAGAAGGCGATCAGGCAATTTGCCGATGCCAGGCCGGGATGTGACCTGATTCTGACCAGCGGGGGAACGGGCCTGAGCCCCCGGGACGTAACGCCCGAAGCCACTAGCGAGGTGGTTGACCGGCTCGTGCCCGGCTTTGCCGAGGCCATGAGAATGAAAAGCATGGCCAAAACCCCTCATGCCATGATCTCGCGGGCCATTTGCGGAACCCGCCGGGAATCGCTCATCCTGAACCTTCCGGGAAGCCCCAATGGGGCCAGGGAATGCCTTGAGGTTGCCCTCCCGGCTATTCCTCATGCCATTGCCAAGCTGAAAGGTGATCCGAGCGACTGCGGCAAAGGTGATGCGCATGCCGGAGGCAATCCGCATGTCCTTTAG
- a CDS encoding stage 0 sporulation family protein codes for MSREENNNPEKIESAKNGSQGRELASDELEGQDEHGEQLPDDQPSDDQVIDDQLLVDGDIGSDDIAGSEEIVEVVVVADPASGNEVVEVKTKIVDDEFITPEMIEEIEDQSRQTDSGPKNGKEAEAASKDTDAGEIDEPGEAGVIGVRFEPTGKTYDYLQNGIDLRIGDYCIVEMDKGEEIARVFRLSATRSKKQGRKPLKRISRKATPQDLDQARRNEEMGKKAQVICQKKIIERGLPMKLIKVKYSFDGSKAVFYFTAEGRIDFRDLVKDLAVRFRTRIEMRQIGVRDEARMISGFGCCGRQLCCSLFLRDFEPVSIRMAKDQCLTLNPGKISGICGRLMCCLVYEAATYEEVRKKLPKLGERVLLNNEEGKVVSFDILKGLVFVEFPDGRVLKVEGSAVQRMKGEQKKPAKKPPKQQQDAKQHDGGKQGR; via the coding sequence ATGAGCAGAGAAGAAAATAATAACCCTGAAAAAATAGAATCAGCAAAGAACGGGTCGCAGGGCAGGGAACTGGCCAGCGATGAGCTTGAAGGGCAGGATGAGCATGGCGAGCAGTTGCCTGATGATCAACCCTCTGATGACCAGGTGATTGACGATCAGCTTCTGGTCGATGGTGACATTGGCAGTGATGACATCGCAGGAAGCGAGGAAATCGTCGAGGTCGTCGTGGTCGCGGACCCGGCCAGTGGAAATGAAGTCGTCGAGGTTAAAACTAAAATTGTTGACGATGAATTCATTACTCCGGAGATGATCGAAGAGATCGAGGACCAGAGTCGGCAGACAGATTCCGGGCCGAAGAACGGGAAAGAGGCTGAGGCAGCATCAAAAGACACCGATGCCGGGGAGATTGATGAGCCTGGCGAAGCCGGGGTCATCGGTGTCAGATTTGAACCAACGGGAAAAACCTATGACTACCTCCAAAATGGCATTGATCTGCGGATCGGAGATTATTGCATCGTTGAGATGGACAAAGGTGAAGAGATAGCCAGGGTATTCAGGCTTTCCGCCACGCGGAGCAAAAAGCAGGGCCGCAAACCTCTCAAGCGGATCAGCCGCAAGGCGACACCTCAGGACCTCGATCAGGCCAGACGAAATGAGGAAATGGGAAAGAAGGCCCAGGTGATCTGCCAGAAAAAGATTATCGAGCGGGGCCTGCCCATGAAGCTGATCAAAGTGAAGTATTCCTTTGATGGCAGCAAGGCGGTTTTTTACTTCACGGCTGAAGGCCGCATCGATTTCCGGGACCTGGTCAAGGATCTGGCTGTCCGGTTCAGGACCCGCATCGAGATGCGCCAGATCGGTGTCCGGGATGAGGCCAGGATGATCAGCGGTTTTGGCTGCTGTGGACGGCAGTTATGCTGTTCTCTGTTCCTGCGCGACTTTGAGCCGGTTTCGATCCGCATGGCCAAAGATCAGTGCCTGACCCTGAATCCGGGGAAAATATCGGGCATTTGCGGACGGCTCATGTGCTGTCTGGTCTATGAGGCTGCCACCTATGAGGAAGTCCGCAAGAAACTTCCCAAATTGGGTGAGCGGGTTCTCCTGAATAACGAAGAGGGCAAGGTGGTTTCCTTTGATATCCTGAAAGGGCTGGTCTTTGTGGAATTTCCTGACGGAAGGGTGCTCAAGGTCGAAGGATCGGCTGTTCAGCGCATGAAAGGGGAACAGAAAAAACCCGCTAAGAAGCCCCCGAAGCAGCAGCAGGATGCGAAGCAGCACGATGGCGGAAAACAAGGTCGCTGA